The window GTCCGTTCCGGTTCTTCGGCCAGCAAACCCGTCCGCGCATTGGTGACGTAAAAAGTATCCAGCACGATGCCGTCGTCGCGCGTGAAAATCTGGGCGCTGAGGATGTTCAGGCCGCAGGCGCTGAACGAGCCGGCGATGTTGCTGAACAGGCCCGCGCGGTCCCAAGTGCAGAGTTTCACCGCGCTGTACCCGCGGTCCGGCTCGTTGTGCCAGTTGACGACCGGCTCGAGCGCGCTCTCCTCCTCGCCAATTTGCAGACGCATGAAGCGATGCGCCAGCAGGAGGTCGTCCACGATTTCCTTGACGGTATGAATTTGAAAGTAGCGCGGCGGCAGATTGGCGAAGTGCGCCTGCAATTCCTCATCGCTCAAATGCGGTGGCAACCACTGGCGCACTTCTTCGGCCAGCCGCTCGCGCTGTTTTTCCTCGGCGCGCAGAAACTCGGTGCCGCCCAGCAGCAGCGGCATCGTTTTCAAGTGCAGCGTCCACAGCAGCGAATCCTTGAAGCCATTCCAGAGCTTGTCGCTCGTGGCCAGGGAATCAACGAAGGTATGGAGCGTGAGCAACGTCAGCGTTTCGGGGGTTTGCACCTGCTTGGCGAATTGGCGAATCACTGTCCGGTCTTCCAGGTCGCGTCGCTGGGAGATCATGGTCATCAACAAATGGTGTTCAATGACCCGTCGCAAAGTTTCCGTGGTGGCCGTGTCCAGGCCGAGCCGTTTGGCCACGCGAACCGCGAGTTTGCCGCCGACTTCGGAGTGTTTGCCGTGGCCGTCGGCCTTGCCGGTGTCGTGCAGCAGCAGCGCCAGATAGAGCACGAACGGGCGTTCCAGGCTTTGGAACATCGGCGCGTAGTTCTTGTAGGGTGGATCTTTCGCTTCCCAGATTCGGTCGAGTTTTTCCAGGCAAACCAGCGTGTGCTCGTCGGCGGTGTATTGGTGGTAGAACTCGTGCTGGACCAGGCAGGTCAATTTGCCGAACTCAGGAATGTATTTTCCGAGCAACCCGACATCGTGCATGGCGCGCAGAACGGGCGCCACGTTGCCACGCTGATTGAGGATGGCGAGGAAGGTTTCGCGCACATGTTCGTCGGTCAAAAACGTTTTATCGACCAGCGAAAGCTGATTGCGGATGAGCTGCGCCATGTCGGGATGCAACCTGATGTTGCGTTGTTGCGCGTGAAGAAAAACCCGCATGAGCCGGCGGGGTTGGTCGCGAAAAATGCGCAGCGAACCCGGATGGATGTAACCGTCGAGGAACTTGAACCCATCCACCACCGGCTGGCTCGCGGGGCGTCCGGGGATAAACCCGCGCAGAAACTGGAGGCGCTTGGGCGGCGGCAACAACGCCAGGCGCTGCTCCAGGGTGCGGTTGATGAGGTAAATGTTCCGGGCGTGCGTGTAAACGTCCCGCATGAATTTCTCCAGCCGTTTGCTGGGCGCGCGGTCCGTGTATCCGAGGTTGTGGGCAATGGCGGGTTGCAAATTCTTGGTGAGCACATCAGCCGGACGTTCGACGTGATAATGAAGTTCAGTGCGGACGCGCAGCAAAAAATCGTAGGCCGCTTCGAGCTGTTTCCGTTCGCCGTCGCTGATGAGTTCCCGTTGCTGCAATTCCTTCAATGAGCGGGTGCGGTATTTGAAATACGCCATCCAAAGCAGGTTTTGATGATCGCGCAGCCCACCGCAGCCGTTCTTGATGTTCGGCTCCTGCATGCAGGCGGAGTTGCCGAACTTGG of the Verrucomicrobiota bacterium genome contains:
- the glnD gene encoding [protein-PII] uridylyltransferase, which codes for MQTLLAKIESDAAVRLPLPAGRQPAQELARYKTFLKVETHRLKMLHRAGTKGRDICRARAEIIDVLIRYLWNAAKSSLSAQAQKEFPPLAIVAIGGYGRAELNPQSDIDFMFLQDGQVVAGSKPLPHLAKIIDGILYPLWDIGLKVGHSVRSIEDCVKVANSDMQSKTSLIEARLITGDEALFNKFQKTVFAKCVEGQEDKYITERLDDQAGRHAKFGNSACMQEPNIKNGCGGLRDHQNLLWMAYFKYRTRSLKELQQRELISDGERKQLEAAYDFLLRVRTELHYHVERPADVLTKNLQPAIAHNLGYTDRAPSKRLEKFMRDVYTHARNIYLINRTLEQRLALLPPPKRLQFLRGFIPGRPASQPVVDGFKFLDGYIHPGSLRIFRDQPRRLMRVFLHAQQRNIRLHPDMAQLIRNQLSLVDKTFLTDEHVRETFLAILNQRGNVAPVLRAMHDVGLLGKYIPEFGKLTCLVQHEFYHQYTADEHTLVCLEKLDRIWEAKDPPYKNYAPMFQSLERPFVLYLALLLHDTGKADGHGKHSEVGGKLAVRVAKRLGLDTATTETLRRVIEHHLLMTMISQRRDLEDRTVIRQFAKQVQTPETLTLLTLHTFVDSLATSDKLWNGFKDSLLWTLHLKTMPLLLGGTEFLRAEEKQRERLAEEVRQWLPPHLSDEELQAHFANLPPRYFQIHTVKEIVDDLLLAHRFMRLQIGEEESALEPVVNWHNEPDRGYSAVKLCTWDRAGLFSNIAGSFSACGLNILSAQIFTRDDGIVLDTFYVTNARTGLLAEEPERTNFESLLLKVLTGGEVDFHALIERHRISRPLYESLEGEHIPTRIHIDNDASESSTVIEIETEDRLGLLFVISQTVTELDLDISVAKICTEKGAAIDTFYVAESDGQKIHGAERQKVVERKLRAAIAGLGV